In Candidatus Afararchaeum irisae, one genomic interval encodes:
- a CDS encoding TrkA family potassium uptake protein gives MYLIVVGAGDIGSQVIDLATEAGVDTVVIEKDPERAEKMSRDYDCLVIEGDASDKSVLEDAGADEADAVICTTESDATNMMVLLLSEEIGIPQRVTVVQNPEHLNLFRRVGANILENPQHLIADYLFRAVQRPSVEDFMHVGETAEIFEIPVGADSDLVGMTIAEAGDEGYLDEGVLIVAVDRDGDVIIPKGQTRIQKDDLVTVFSREGMTEDVLSIFE, from the coding sequence ATGTACCTCATAGTCGTCGGCGCGGGTGACATAGGGTCACAGGTCATAGACCTCGCCACCGAAGCCGGGGTCGACACCGTCGTGATAGAGAAAGACCCCGAGAGAGCCGAGAAGATGAGCCGTGACTACGACTGCCTCGTGATCGAGGGGGACGCGAGCGACAAGTCAGTTCTCGAAGACGCGGGTGCCGACGAAGCCGACGCTGTGATCTGCACTACGGAGTCCGACGCCACCAACATGATGGTACTCCTCCTCTCGGAGGAGATAGGCATACCACAAAGGGTCACCGTAGTCCAGAACCCCGAACACCTCAACCTCTTCCGACGGGTCGGCGCGAACATCCTCGAAAACCCCCAGCATCTCATCGCCGACTACCTCTTCCGAGCGGTACAGCGTCCCTCGGTCGAGGACTTCATGCATGTCGGAGAGACAGCCGAGATATTCGAGATTCCCGTCGGCGCGGACTCAGACCTGGTCGGAATGACGATAGCCGAAGCCGGCGATGAGGGATACCTCGACGAGGGAGTCCTGATAGTCGCGGTCGACAGGGACGGCGATGTGATAATCCCGAAGGGTCAGACACGTATACAGAAGGATGACTTGGTCACTGTCTTCTCACGTGAGGGGATGACTGAAGACGTACTCAGTATATTCGAGT